The following DNA comes from Planctomycetota bacterium.
ACGTGATGACCCAAAAGGGCAGGGGACATGCCGAGGCCGTGAGCAATCCGAGCCGGTTCCACAGCGCCGGTCCGACGCATCCGACCGCGTGCCTCGTCGAGCCCGAGCCGGGCTCCGCGGCCGCGGCGCCGAGCTATACCTCGGTGTTCTCGGAGGCCCTGTGCCGGCTGGCCGTGGAGAGGCCCGACATCGTGGCGATCACCGCCGCCATGGAGGACGGGACGGGGCTGGCCGATTTCGCCCGGCAGTTCACGGGCCGCTTCTTCGATGTGGGCATCTGCGAGGAGCACGCCGTCGCGCTGGCCGGCGGGGTGTCCACCGCGGGCTGCAAGCCGGTGGTCGCCATCTACTCGACCTTCCTGCAACGCGCCTACGACCAAGTGTTCCACGACCTGTGCCTCCAGCGGGCTGCCGGGGTGGTCTGCATGGACCGCGCCGGCCTCGTGGGCGCCGACGGGCCGACGCACCACGGGCTGTACGACATCGCGTTCCTGCGCCACCTCCCGGGCATCATCCTGGCGGCGCCCAGAGACGGCGCAGAGCTGGGGCGGATGTTGGCCATGGCCGTGGCCGACAACCGGTTGTGGGCGATCCGATTCCCGCGGAGTTCCGTTCCGTCGTGCGACTGGCTGGACGAGCCGCATCTGGAAGTGGGGCAGGGCGAGGTGCTCCGGGAGGGTTCGGAGGCGGCCCTCGTGGCCTACGGCTCCATGGTCGCGCCCGCCTGGGAGGCCGCCGCTCTTCTGGCCAAGGACGGCATCGAGGTGGCCGTGATCAACGCGCGCTTCGCCAAGCCTCTGGACGCCACTCTCCTGGCCTCCGTGGCCGCCCGGGTCCCCGTGCTCTTCACCCTGGAGGAGCACTCGGTGCTCGGCGGGTTCGGGTCGGCGGTCCTGGAATCCCTGGCCGCGCACGGCGCTATCCCGTGCCGGGTCGAGATGGTGGGGGTTCCCGACCGCTTCATCGAGCACGGCAGCCGCGAGGCATTGCTGGACGCCTTGGACCTCAGCGCGCGCGGCATCGCGGCCCGCGTCAGGGAGGCCGTGCACGCGTGTCCCCTCCGCCGGCCCGGTGTGACACGCGTGCGGGAACTCGTGGGCAAGCCAGGCCTGGTGGGCACATGAAGCGGATCATCCTGTCGGGCGACACTCGCAAGCCGGGCGTGGCGGCCGCCGTGGGCGACCTCCTGCCCTGGCTCCGGGAGCGGGTGGAGGTGGTGGCCCTCGACCTGGCGATGGACCGCGAGCTGGAGCACGTGGAGGCCGACTTCGTGGTCGTGCTGGGAGGCGATGGTGCGATCCTCTCGACCGCGCGGCGGCTCGGGCGCAACCAGTTGCCCGTCCTGGGCGTCAACCACGGCAAGTTCGGCTTCCTGGCCGAGCTGTCGCCCGAGCAACTGCGCGAGCGCTTCGACGAGGTGCTCGCGGGCAGCTACCGGGTCTCGTCGCGCATGCGCCTGTGGTGCTCGCTGCTGCGGGGCCACGAGAAGATCGCCGAGCACGTGGCCCTCAACGACGCGGTGATCTCCCGCGGCGCGCTCTCGCGCCTCGTGACGATGGGGCTGATGGTTGACGGGACGCGGGCGACGACCTACAATGGGGACGGCGTGATCGTCGCGACCCCCACGGGTTCGACGGCGCACTCTCTGTCGGCTGGCGGCCCCGTGGTGGACCCCGGGCTGGAGGCATTCGTGATCACCCCGATCTGCCCCCACACGCTCACCAACCGGCCCGTGGTCATGCCCGCGCGGTACTGCATCGAGCTGCTGGCAGACGCGACGCCCGTGGACGTGGGGCTGACGATTGACGGCCAGGTGTACCAGCCGATCGCCCGCGGAGACCGCCTGGTGATCCGGCGCGCGGCGAGCGACTTTCAACTGATTGACCTCGGGCTTCGGACCTACTATGACACACTACGCGAGAAGCTCCAGTGGAGTGGCAGCGCGCTCCACAGTCGCCGTCGAGATTGATGAGGGCCTGTGCAAGGGCTGCGGCCTCTGCGTCGCCTGGTGCCGCGAGCACGCGCTCGAACTGT
Coding sequences within:
- the dxs gene encoding 1-deoxy-D-xylulose-5-phosphate synthase, translating into MGPILSRINEPADLQGLGLAELEQLALEVREEIGRVVAANGGHLASNLGTVELTIALHRCLDLAKDALVWDVGHQAYTHKLLTGRRERFSTLRKQGGLSGFPNRDESPYDLFTTGHAGTAISSAVGLVCADALCGRQRRVVAVVGDGSLTNGVALEALNHAGALGKNLLVVLNDNSMSISKTVGGISQYLDRFRSAPFYNRAKVEIRRFVRRLPGIGGAAETALGHLKEGIKVAVGSETLFDQIGFRMFGPVDGHRIADLIEMLEAVRDLPGPILLHVMTQKGRGHAEAVSNPSRFHSAGPTHPTACLVEPEPGSAAAAPSYTSVFSEALCRLAVERPDIVAITAAMEDGTGLADFARQFTGRFFDVGICEEHAVALAGGVSTAGCKPVVAIYSTFLQRAYDQVFHDLCLQRAAGVVCMDRAGLVGADGPTHHGLYDIAFLRHLPGIILAAPRDGAELGRMLAMAVADNRLWAIRFPRSSVPSCDWLDEPHLEVGQGEVLREGSEAALVAYGSMVAPAWEAAALLAKDGIEVAVINARFAKPLDATLLASVAARVPVLFTLEEHSVLGGFGSAVLESLAAHGAIPCRVEMVGVPDRFIEHGSREALLDALDLSARGIAARVREAVHACPLRRPGVTRVRELVGKPGLVGT
- a CDS encoding NAD(+)/NADH kinase, with the translated sequence MKRIILSGDTRKPGVAAAVGDLLPWLRERVEVVALDLAMDRELEHVEADFVVVLGGDGAILSTARRLGRNQLPVLGVNHGKFGFLAELSPEQLRERFDEVLAGSYRVSSRMRLWCSLLRGHEKIAEHVALNDAVISRGALSRLVTMGLMVDGTRATTYNGDGVIVATPTGSTAHSLSAGGPVVDPGLEAFVITPICPHTLTNRPVVMPARYCIELLADATPVDVGLTIDGQVYQPIARGDRLVIRRAASDFQLIDLGLRTYYDTLREKLQWSGSALHSRRRD